Proteins found in one Vallitalea guaymasensis genomic segment:
- a CDS encoding AraC family transcriptional regulator: protein MKQYRINDMKDYYSQFSSDILLEKKNTYTNQSQYNLCNDIGKGNFELISLDGGIEVCFADMKFKNKLEYEYQLDFNCFEIIYCIKGHMKFNNKKTDTLHTIQKEDIKFIRNSSYGWESFSTSDDWESISIIFNNQFFNQFPELTVDTLDEQALESLINDMMVEITIPDVKVAFNQIHRCNLPKDSTCRILYLQSKAIEIISLILKEMIIKNEPNQKLILKNDDIDKLQYAKEIINNDYVNPLSINELSEHIGLNTFKLKVGFKQIYNTTIYGYIRDLRMEKAREYLIEGQKNVIEIANMVGYSNPSHFSAAFKKKFGVNPSELKRKTG, encoded by the coding sequence ATGAAACAATATAGAATAAATGATATGAAAGATTACTACTCCCAATTTTCCAGTGATATTTTGTTAGAAAAAAAGAATACTTATACTAATCAATCACAATATAATTTATGTAATGACATCGGTAAAGGTAATTTCGAGCTTATTTCTTTAGATGGCGGTATAGAGGTATGCTTTGCTGATATGAAATTCAAGAACAAATTAGAATACGAGTATCAACTAGATTTTAACTGCTTTGAAATTATTTACTGTATAAAAGGACATATGAAATTTAATAATAAGAAAACGGACACATTACATACTATACAGAAAGAAGATATAAAGTTTATTAGAAATAGCTCCTATGGATGGGAAAGCTTTTCTACCAGCGATGATTGGGAATCTATTTCTATTATTTTTAATAACCAATTTTTTAATCAATTTCCCGAACTTACTGTAGATACTTTGGATGAACAAGCCCTTGAATCCCTTATAAATGATATGATGGTAGAAATCACTATTCCTGACGTCAAGGTTGCATTTAATCAGATACATAGATGTAATCTGCCAAAGGATTCTACATGCAGAATCTTATATCTCCAAAGTAAAGCTATAGAAATAATTTCATTGATATTAAAAGAAATGATTATCAAGAATGAACCTAACCAAAAGCTAATTCTCAAAAATGACGATATAGACAAATTACAATATGCAAAAGAGATCATTAATAATGATTATGTCAATCCATTATCTATAAATGAGTTATCTGAGCATATTGGACTTAATACATTCAAGTTAAAGGTTGGATTCAAACAAATATATAACACAACCATTTATGGATATATAAGAGATCTACGAATGGAAAAAGCTAGAGAATATTTAATTGAAGGTCAAAAAAATGTAATAGAAATAGCTAATATGGTTGGTTATTCAAATCCTAGTCATTTTTCAGCAGCTTTCAAGAAAAAGTTTGGTGTCAATCCCAGTGAACTTAAAAGAAAAACAGGTTAA
- a CDS encoding EFR1 family ferrodoxin (N-terminal region resembles flavodoxins. C-terminal ferrodoxin region binds two 4Fe-4S clusters.): MKILIAFFSATGNTKKIATVIKNKLKELDVDVTSLDITSYSSRQRELIINEYDGIFFGFPIYSMRAPRICREWLQRIDGKGKKCSVFFTYGGFGKDPAHYYIKQLLDVHNFKLVSSAEFVSAHTFNYSGWLAAENRPNKSDYNIAEEYTVKTINKFISNEPYEPIEYDKPLYSSDQLDQAEKYRFHVITKLPTRDSDSCSMCGLCENICPTKAMDAKKGIADIESCIACFRCIANCPEQVLHTNDISHTWEQKLEFHKATKEGIDKMVSKIYI, translated from the coding sequence TTGAAAATATTGATTGCATTTTTTTCGGCAACGGGCAACACTAAAAAAATAGCAACTGTAATTAAAAACAAACTAAAAGAACTTGATGTAGATGTTACTAGTTTAGATATTACTTCTTATTCAAGTAGACAAAGAGAATTGATAATTAATGAATATGATGGTATTTTTTTTGGATTCCCTATTTATTCTATGAGAGCTCCTAGGATATGCAGAGAATGGTTACAAAGAATAGATGGAAAAGGCAAAAAGTGTTCAGTTTTCTTTACTTATGGTGGATTTGGAAAGGACCCAGCTCATTATTATATTAAACAGTTATTGGATGTACATAACTTCAAATTAGTTTCTTCAGCAGAATTTGTAAGTGCTCATACTTTTAATTATAGCGGATGGTTGGCTGCTGAAAATCGTCCTAATAAATCAGATTATAATATTGCAGAAGAATACACAGTTAAAACAATAAACAAATTTATCAGTAATGAACCTTATGAACCTATAGAATATGATAAACCATTATACAGCTCTGATCAATTGGATCAAGCAGAGAAATATCGTTTTCATGTAATTACTAAACTTCCTACAAGAGATTCTGATTCCTGTTCAATGTGCGGATTATGTGAAAACATATGTCCCACAAAGGCAATGGACGCTAAAAAAGGTATTGCTGATATTGAGTCTTGTATAGCATGTTTTAGATGTATAGCTAATTGTCCAGAACAAGTTTTACATACTAATGATATATCCCATACTTGGGAACAAAAGCTAGAATTCCATAAAGCAACAAAAGAAGGAATTGATAAAATGGTAAGTAAAATATATATTTAA
- a CDS encoding MarR family transcriptional regulator, giving the protein MHDYIEILERMSAVQYRINYNDRKPKSFGTDQMLYHSEIHFIEAIGVGDINASTLSKKLDITNGAVTQVAEKLIKKGLILKYKRDSNKKEVLFKLTEKGKIAYENHELFHKELNDKVIEYLKRLSKEQVEGILGLIGICEEHLPRIL; this is encoded by the coding sequence ATGCACGATTACATTGAAATACTTGAGAGAATGTCCGCTGTACAGTATAGAATAAATTATAATGACAGAAAACCTAAAAGCTTTGGTACAGACCAGATGCTTTATCATTCAGAAATACATTTTATTGAGGCTATAGGTGTTGGAGATATCAACGCTTCTACACTGTCTAAAAAGCTAGATATCACAAATGGAGCAGTAACACAAGTAGCAGAAAAATTGATTAAAAAGGGATTAATACTAAAATACAAAAGAGACTCCAACAAAAAAGAAGTTCTTTTCAAACTGACTGAAAAAGGTAAGATAGCTTATGAAAATCACGAGTTATTTCATAAGGAACTTAATGATAAAGTAATAGAGTATCTAAAGAGGTTAAGCAAGGAACAGGTTGAGGGTATCTTGGGTCTTATTGGTATATGTGAAGAACATTTACCTAGAATTTTATGA